Part of the Vulpes vulpes isolate BD-2025 chromosome 13, VulVul3, whole genome shotgun sequence genome, GGAGCTGGAACCCCTTCCACACCTCATCTTTTGGGGCCCGTGGGACCTTACACCCCTCAGCCTTCATGGGGCCCTCCTGAGTGCCAACTCCttgctgggggcgggggacacCATGGGTGGGACATGGCTTAGCTGacggagggggtgggcagggaaggcttcctggaggaagagatgCCTGAGCGAGGGTTGTGGGGTAGGCTGGAGTCTGGGGGTTGGACAGACTGTACGGGCTGGGTTCTACTGATTTGGGACAGTGCCACAGCAATAGAACCCAGCCTGCTGAGCAGTAGGAGCTGGGCAGGGCTCGTGGGGGGAGCCACAGAAGgctggagagggcagaggggcacGGTCCAAGCTGAGTTAGGGTCTCGGAGGAGTCTCAACTGGGCCAGGTGTGTGAAGGGTGCTCTGGACCCCTGCACATCAATGCCCAGCGTGGGACAGCGGGGTCCTCCTGGATCTTACAGCCGGCCAGGGCCCCAGAGCAGCAGGCCACCGAGAGCAGTGAGCAGTGCCAGGGTGACAGTGGCTGGCTGCAGGGCATGGGCCCCACTGGCGTTGCACAGGTCAGTGGAGCAACACGTGATGTTCTTCTTGCCCACGTAGTAGTTCTGCGAGTCCTCCACACAGTGCGAGCTGCAGCCCTTGCTAATGAGGGTCAGGACGCCAACCGCACCTGGGAGTGAGGGCCGCTCAGCTAGGGCTGGTCCTGGATGCTCACCCACCTGGCCTTGTCCCCATGCCCATGGCCCTCTTCCTGTCCCCACTCTGACTGAAACTCTAGAGTTGACTGTCCCAGACTGCCAGCAGTGTCAGGGCAGGCACCTGGCCTCATCCATGTCCACGTGCCCAGCCAGACCTGCTGGGCACTCAACATGCCTGATGAGTGAACAAATGCGGCGATGGGTGAGTGAgtgatggatgggtggatggatgagtgatggaaagggggatggatggatgaaggagggatgggtgggtggatgagggagggggatggatgggtggatgaacgAGTGATGGAGGGGGGATGGACGGTAAAGGGTTGAGTGATGGGCAGACAGACAAGGGACGGGGGATGAATGGATGGGAAGCTAAGCACCTGTATCTGGGGGTGGATAGATGAAGAAGTCAGCAGGTGGACAGGAGGTTTTTTGAGCCCCTACCACCGGGGGTGAGTGCAGGGAGTAGAAGGGATGGCGGGAGGCAGGGCAGAGCCACACCCAGCCCTGGGAGAGTCTGGGCAGGTCACGGGAGGACTGCGGGGGCGGCAGGGCCACTCACGGATGCGCTCGGTCCAGCACTGCGTCTCGGAGTGGGAGCAGTTCTGCACGCGCTGGCAGTCCTGGCTGCTGACGAGGGCCTTGCAGGAGTAGCACTCCAGGGCGGTGCCTGCGGGGCGGGGTGCTCAGAGGCTGCCCTCCCACAGTGGGGAAGCACCACCTTCCAGGTGCTGAGAGCGTGCAAGAGCACAAGAGCCCACTGCAAGCCGGGACGGCCCCAGGGTGTCACCAGGGAGGCTTCTCTGCCCACTTGCTGCCGTGGCGCCGGGAATCCACCCTTCGTGCCCCAGCCTGTGGTCTGAGAGGGAAGGGCCTACACCCCCCAGGGTGGGAACTGGCTCACCCCACTTGGCAGGAGGCCCAGCTGGGTGCTGGGCAGCTGAGGGCGGTGGGGTGGGCAGGACTCCTCCCAGGATCACTCGTGCCACCATCCAGGCCCTTCCATCACGGTCTCTAA contains:
- the PSCA gene encoding prostate stem cell antigen, with product MKAVLLALLAAALALRPGTALECYSCKALVSSQDCQRVQNCSHSETQCWTERIRAVGVLTLISKGCSSHCVEDSQNYYVGKKNITCCSTDLCNASGAHALQPATVTLALLTALGGLLLWGPGRL